A window of Pelomonas sp. SE-A7 genomic DNA:
GGCGGCTTCCCGATCTCGGGCGTGGTCGGCCGTGCCGAAGTGATGGACGCCCCCGCCCCCGGCGGCCTGGGCGGCACCTATGCCGGCAGCCCCATCGCCTGCGCCGCAGCGCTGGCCGTGCTCAAGGTCTTCGAGCAAGAGCAATTGCTGGCGCGCAGCCAGGCCATGGGCGAGCGCATCCGCCAGCGCCTGAAGGCCATGGCACGCGAGCTGCCCGTCATAGGCGACGTGCGCGGCCTGGGCGCCATGGTGGCCTTCGAGCTGTTCTTCACCAGCCAGGGCCAGGCCGACCTCAAGGCCCCGCATGCCGAGCTGACCCGCCACGTGCTGGCCCTGGCCGCCCGGCGCGGCCTGATCCTGCTGTCCTGCGGCAGCTATGGCAACGTGGTCCGCATCCTGGTGCCGCTGACCGCCTCGGACGCGCTGGTCGACGAAGGCCTGGACATCCTGCAAGCCTGCCTGCGCGAAGCGAGCCTCGCATGAGCGCCGGCCCCTTGCTGCAGCTGCAGGACCGCGCCCTGCTCAAGACCGCGGCCTATGTGGGCGGCGCCTGGCTGGAGCGGCCGCAGCAGTTCGCGGTGAGCGACCCGGCCACCGGCCTGGAGCTGGCGCGCGTGGCCAATCTGGGCGCCGCCGAGGCCGAGCAGGCCATAGCCGCCGCCAACGCGGCTTGGCCCGCCTGGCGCGACAGCACGGCCAAGGAGAGGGCGGCCCTGCTGATGCGCTGGCATGCGCTGATGCTGCAGCATGCCGACGACCTGGCCCGGCTGATGACGGCCGAGCAGGGCAAGCCGCTGGCCGAGGCCCGCGGCGAGGTGGCCTACGGCGCCAGCTTCGTCGAATGGTTCGCCGAAGAGGCGCGCCGGGCCACCGGCGAAATCATTCCCACGCACGACAAGAGCAAGCGGCTGCTGGTGCTCAAGCAGGCGATCGGCGTCTGCGCGGCCATCACGCCGTGGAACTTCCCGCTGGCCATGATCACGCGCAAGGTGGCGCCGGCCCTGGCCGCGGGCTGCACGGTCGTCATCAAGCCGGCCGAGCAGACGCCGCTGACCGCCCTGGCCCTGGCCGAGTTGGCGGCGCGCGCCGGCTTCCCGGCCGGCGTCTTCAATGTGCTGACGGCCGACGGCCCCAACTCGGTCGCCATCGGCAAGGCCCTGTGCGAAAGTCCGGTGGTGCGCCACCTGTCCTTCACCGGATCGACCGAGGTGGGCCGCATCCTGATGCGGCAATGCGCGACTACGATCAAGAAGCTCTCGCTGGAACTCGGCGGCAACGCGCCCTTCATCGTGTTCGACGATGCCGACCTGGACAGCGCCGTCGAAGGCGCGCTGGCCAGCAAGTTCCGCAACGCCGGCCAGACCTGCGTCTGTACCAACCGTTTCTATGTGCAGGACGGCGTCTACGAGGCCTTCGTCGCCAAGCTGGCCGAGCGCGTGGGCCAGCTCCGGCTCGGCAACGGCTTCGACCCCGAGGTGCAGGTGGCCGCGCTGATCGACGACCCGGCCGTGGCCAAGGTCCAGCAGCATGTGGTCGACGCCCAGGCCAAAGGTGGCCGCGTGCTGACCGGCGGGCAGTTGCGCTCGGGCCGGCTCTACGAACCCACGGTGATTGCCGAGGCGAGCGCCGACATGCTCTGCGCCCGCGAGGAATCCTTCGGCCCGGTGGCGCCGGTGTTCCGCTTCAAGACCGAGGCCGAGGCCATCGCCCTGGCCAACGACACCGAGTTCGGCCTGGCCAGCTACTTCTACAGCCGCGACATGGCCCGCATCTTCCGCGTGGCCGAGGCGCTGGAGTACGGCATGGTGGGCATCAACACCGGGCTGATTTCAACGGCTGAGGCGCCGTTCGGCGGGGTCAAGCAATCGGGCCTGGGGCGCGAAGGATCGCGGCATGGGATCGAGGACTATCTGGAGATGAAGTATTTGTGTTTGGGGGGTGTTTGAGGTGGGGTGACTGCTGCGCACCACCTTCCCCGTTGAAGCCGAGATCCCTCCTCGGCCATGCAGTTCATGATGGGCTTGGGCACTGCCCGCGGCCCGCTGGGTCCGGCGCCTCGAACGCCACCACGTCCCGCTGATCTTCATCCACGTTGCGGATGCATTCCCTGGGCAACGGATCAAATATGCGTCCTAACACAGTTCAGACGCGTCCGCACTGCAAGTCAGGCCGCCAGAAGGCAGCCGCCCGAGCGGCGACTTGAATTCTTGTCGCGCCCAGCCCCATCACAAACAACTCCTTGATGGGAGCTTTCTACAGAAAAAGTAGCGCCCAGACTGTTGTTCGACTGCGCCGACAAAACAATTCCAGTCGGCAGCCACGCAGATTCAATCGATATTGTCGGGAGGGGAAAATGCGCAAATCGTACTCACGTATTGCGGACTGCAAGCCAGTCGTCGCCAGCGCTCGAACCAGACTGCTTATTGCCCTGCGAAAACTCGCAGCTGTAAGCATATGGCCGTTGATGCTGGCCTTGACGTTCCTCGTGC
This region includes:
- a CDS encoding NAD-dependent succinate-semialdehyde dehydrogenase; the protein is MSAGPLLQLQDRALLKTAAYVGGAWLERPQQFAVSDPATGLELARVANLGAAEAEQAIAAANAAWPAWRDSTAKERAALLMRWHALMLQHADDLARLMTAEQGKPLAEARGEVAYGASFVEWFAEEARRATGEIIPTHDKSKRLLVLKQAIGVCAAITPWNFPLAMITRKVAPALAAGCTVVIKPAEQTPLTALALAELAARAGFPAGVFNVLTADGPNSVAIGKALCESPVVRHLSFTGSTEVGRILMRQCATTIKKLSLELGGNAPFIVFDDADLDSAVEGALASKFRNAGQTCVCTNRFYVQDGVYEAFVAKLAERVGQLRLGNGFDPEVQVAALIDDPAVAKVQQHVVDAQAKGGRVLTGGQLRSGRLYEPTVIAEASADMLCAREESFGPVAPVFRFKTEAEAIALANDTEFGLASYFYSRDMARIFRVAEALEYGMVGINTGLISTAEAPFGGVKQSGLGREGSRHGIEDYLEMKYLCLGGV